AGGGAGACTTATGTGCCAGACTGTCGAATACACCCTTCTCGGTATAGACTACTATGTCGAACTGGTTGTCCTTGGGCAGGAAGCGTTCGTCGGCGAAATCCTTGGAGACCTGGTCCCTGAGGTCCTCCCCGTTGCAGTACATGACGGACAGGAGGTCGCAGTCCACGATCTCGTGTTTGGGTCCGGCGCTGTAGACGTCGTACAGCCCGGGATAGAACTTTCTTGTGTAGTACTCCGCCAGCTGCGAGGACAGGTCGTTCAGGCTGTCCACGAAGAGGACGCTGCATTTCTTCTCTGCTTTCTTTAGGAGGGCCATGATGGAGCGACGATGCCGAACAACACCATTAAATTATCGTACGTCCCATTGAAGTGACGCTGCGATGATGATCGTTTCATTGAGCTGATCATTGATGATTGACGGGCGAGCTGAGCAGTATTTATTGACCATTCAAATATGCGAAAGGATATGGCTTCGCCATGGAACCGGTTTTGCAGGTAGCCCTCGACATGATGCAGCTCAAAAGGAGCGTCGGCATCGCGAAGGAAGCGGTCGAGGGCGGAGCCGATTGGATCGAGGTCGGCACCCCCCTCATCAAGAGCGAGGGTACCGAGGCCGTCCGCACTATGAAGAGGACATTCCCCGGCCGCAGGATCGTGGCCGACACCAAGACCATGGACACGGGGGCGTTCGAAGTGGAGATCATGGCGAAGGCGGGGGCGGACATCGTCACCGTCCTCGGACTTGCGGAAGACTCCACGATATCGGAGGCCGTAGAATCAGGAAGGAAATACGGTACCGAGATAATGGTCGACATGATCAATGTGCCAGATAAGGTGAGGAGGGCGAAAGAGGTCGAGAAACTCGGCGTCGCATACATCTGTCTCCACATGGGTATCGATACCCAGATGAGAGGAGAGGAGGCCCCTGTCGACATCCTCCGCGAGATCGTCGGAGCGGTATCCGTCCCTGTGGCCGTCGCCGGAGGCATCACTGCGGACACCGTTCCGGAATACATAAACGCAGGTGCCTACGACATCATAGTCGGGGGAGGGATAACCAAGACCGACGACATCAGAGGTGCGGCCGCCAATATGAAGAAGGCCATGAAAGGTCTTGCGATCGACAGCGTGGTGGCCAAGAAGTACACGGAGGACGACCTCTTCGAAGCGTTCTCCAAGGTATCCACCTGCAACATATCCGATGCATACCACAAGAAAGGCGTGATATTCGGACTGCACCCGTACATACAGCGCAACGCCAAGATGGTCGGCAGGGCCCTGACCGTCCAGACCGCCAACGGCGACTGGGCGAAGCCCGTGGAGGCCATAGACCTGGCCAAACCGGGAGACGTCATCGTCGTCGACGTGGGAGGAGGACCCATCGCGGTATGGGGAGAACTCGCCTCCAACTCCGCCATGAACATGGGTGTCAAAGGCATAGTGATCGATGGGGCGATAAGGGATATAGACGACATACAGAACCTCGGATTCCCCGCATTCGCCAGGAGCGCCGTCCCGTGTGCCGGGGAAGCGAAGGGCTACGGAGGGATCGGCGTGGAGATCACGGTCGGGGGACAGAGGGTCCGTACCGGCGACTGGATAATCGGCGACGAGAGCGGACTGATCGTAGTCCCCAAGGAAGAGGCCGTCGAGGTGGCCAACCGCGCCCTCGACGTCCATGAACACGAGACCCGCACCCGTGAGGAGATCAGGAGGGGCTCCACCCTCTCGAAGGTGAACGAACTCTCCAAGTGGGAACCCGTCAAATAAAACCGATAAAATATGGGGTCGGCCGGCAAGGCCGACCCGTCTTTTTGAATTTTTTTACTGGTAAGACAGTTTGGTGGAGGACGAATCCTCGTCGGGGGTGTAGGCGGGAACCGAACCCTTCGACATGGCGTCGGCGAGTATCTCGAGCCTTCTGATCCTCTCGTCGGTCGAGGGATGGGTGCTGAACATCCTGACCATGAAACCCTCCCTGCACGGATTGCTGATCCACATGTTGGCATGGGCCGTGTCGTTATAGTGGTTGTTGGGGTTGTTCATGCATCCGCTCTCCAATTTCCTGAGAGCGTTGGCGAGGTCGAGAGGTTTACCGGTGATCCTGGCACCGGTCTCGTCCGCCAGATACTCGCGGTTCCTGGAGACGGCCAACTGGAGTATGAGTCCGGCGATGGGGGCGAGGATCGCACACAGAACCGCTATCACCAACATGACCGCATTGTTGTCCCTGTCGCGGTCGCCGGCACCGAACATGGTCCCGTAAAAGAACATACGGGCCGCGTAGGTCAGGACGGACACCATGCAGGATGCGACGGACATGACCAATATGTCCCTGTTCTTGACGTGGGACATCTCGTGGCCGATGACACCTTCCAGCTCGTCGTCGCTGAGTATCCTGAGGATCCCTCTGGTGGCCACGACGGCGGCGTTCTTGGGATTCCTCCCGGTGGCGAATGCGTTAGGCATCGATACCTCGCTGATCCCCACCTCCGGCATGGGCAGACCCGCCTCGTTGGCGACCTTCTCCACGATGTTGTAGAGTTTCGGCTCCTCCTCACGTGTGACCAAATGGACACGGTTCGCAGCGAGAGCACTCTGCTTCGAGAAGAAGTATGAGAAGAAGCTCATCAGGACGGAGATCACAAGCATGATCCCGAACCCGAGGTATCCGTACCCGAAGAACCATCCGATCACGTATCCGATGGCGACCATGAACAGGGTCAGGATGACGAATATCGAAGCCGTTCTGAGACGATATGCTTTCACAAGATTGCCTCCTTTTTAATATCAATATCCTATGAATGAACTTCTATATAATTTATGAAGTTCACACCAGATTGAACTCTATGCTCTGACCGGCATAGAAGTCGTTGATCCCTTTGAGACCGAGCGTCACCCTCATCCTGTTTATCCCGTTGACCCCGGTGCAGTGATTGAGATACAGTCTCCTGCAGTCGACATCCTTGAGATATTGGGCGTAGAGGTCTGCGAGTTTGTCCTGTTTCTTCAGGATATGGAGTCCTCCGATCAATGCGGTCGGATACCTTCCGAACTTGGCCTTGACGGCCTCGAAGACATGGTCGAGACCTGGGTGGCAGCATCCGCTTATCAGAAGCGGGCCGGAAGACGAAGAGATCACAAGGAAGCTCTCCTCGCTGCCGTTATCCGTCAGCGGAGGGGACACGAACACATGGTCGCTTAATTGGACCCAGTCCGTTATGTCGTGTCTGACCGTCTTCCCGGTGAACTCCTCGGGCTCGAAGATGCCCGTAGGTCCGAATACGGTCTTCTTTCCGCCCCACGCCCCGGCGGGAGCGTAGATGTCTATGGGCTTCTCCCTGTCCTTGAGGAAACCGGCGAGACCTCCGAAGTGGTCAATGTGCCTGTGGGACACCACTATCTGATCTATGCTGTCTGGCTCTATATCCAACGAGGACAGGTTGTGCTCAAGATAACGCGGCCTGTGACCAAGACCGAATAGCGTACGCCTGCCGTCCGCTTCGACGAGGATGGACATCCCGATGGCTCCGATAAGGTTGGTGTTGGGCAGGGCCCCCTCGTCGTAGACCACGGTTATCTTGACTTTTTCCATAGGTGCGGGAAATATTTCCTAAGTAATAAACAAATGTCTCCATCAACGGCGATACAGAGAGTCGGGTATGTCCTTGCATATCCTGAAGACCGTCTCCTCGTCGGCTGTGCCAGACGCCAGCATCCATTTGACCTTGTTGGGGACGGTGGTGACTGACATTATCGCACTGGGCTTCGCGGGGTCGTCGATGTAGTCGGTCTCCAGCATGAACCTGTCGGTACCTTTGGAAAGGGCCTCCTTTATGTTCGTCTTGGATGCGGGCATGGAGGGCATCACCCCGTACGTCTCCCCGTCGGCGACGAACGGAGGCGACGAGTGCTTCACCACCAGCCCGGGGTCGAGACCTGCACTTCTGGCTATGTCCGAGAGACTGCGGTTGGTCTCCGTGGTCCCGGACTCGCAGTGTATGATCACCGGTACATCGTTCTCTTTGGCTATCTCCATCCCTCTCTTCAGGATCCTGTTGGAACTGTCCCATATGTCCTCGGGACAGTCGAAGTGCGGACGGCCGATCTCTCCGATGGCGACGGCCCTCCCTTCCTCCACCGCCTTCCCGGCCGCCTCCATGCCCTCCATCATGATGTCCTCGGCCTTCTCCAGACCGTATGCCTCGGCAAGACCTATGAGGAGGACGGGATAGGGCCCGACGGCGACGTTGATCTCCATGCCGGTGGCCTCCCTTGCCTTATGTGCCAGATCGAAGGTTATCTCATAAGATCTCGCAAAATCCGGACCGTCCTCTATATGCACTTCCGGGTAGGGGAGCGTCACCAGGGTCAACGCCGTCCCCCCGGCCGCCTTATAATCCCTGAGGGCGTCCACGTTCCTCCCGTGCGGGCTCATATGGATGTGGTTATCGTATACCGGAAGCGGGTCCATGCCCGATTAACGACCTACCTTTAATTAAACACCACGTGCATGGCAGACCGTATGGAACCTGCGAAGGGCGAGACCCCGGGAGATACGCTGTTGGATGCCAACAACCGTTTCCTTTTCAAGATGTTCAGACGGTACTACCGCTCGTTCAGACCGGAGATGCCGGACAGGTTCACCCGCAAGGAGTTCGGGTTCATCCCCTTCGGGAAGACGATGCAGAGGCATATGGCGTTCACCAGCCAAGACGACCTCAAGATCTTCATGGCAAGCAAAGTGCCAGCACATAGCTATTATTCGACATCCTACTATCGCTATCCCTCCAAACCGGTGATGGAGGACAAGGAGTGGATGGGTGCGGAACTCATCTTCGACCTCGATGCGGACCATCTTGCCGGGGCGGACGAGATGACGTATGCGGAGATGATGGTGCAGATCAGGAAGGAGATGATCGCCCTCTGCGACGACTATCTGTTCAGCGACCTGGGTTTCTCCGAGGACCAGGTCCACATATGCTTCTCCGGGGGCAGGGGGTACCACGCCCACATAAGGTCCAACGACATATTCACCCTGGGGACCCACGAGAGGAGGGAGCTGGTCGACTACATCTCCTGCACCGGCCTGAACCTCGACTGGGTATTCCCCGAGAAACCGTATGTGGCATCGGCCCGCGAACGCGGGGACGGGACGACGGTGTCCAATGTGCACACATACCGTCTGATACCCTCCGAGGAGGAGGGCGGATGGAAGCGTAAGATGAGGAGGGCCCTGGCGGAGATCTGCAAGGACATAGAGGAGAGCGACCCCAAGACGATAAAGAAAAAATACCCGTCCGTGAAGAGCAGCAACCCCACGCTCGCGAAGATGTCCGACCATTTGAGAAAATGTGAAAAGGACATGTTCCAGCGGAATTCCATGGCCGACCTGACCTCTACGGAACAGGAGATCCTCATGAAGTGCGCCGCAGACGCCGCACCGCTCATGTCGAGCGAGGTCGACAAACCCGTCACCCCCGACATCAAGAGACTGATCCGTCTCCCTGGGTCATTGCATGGGAAGACGGGTCTGCGCGTCTCCCACATAACCCGCCAACAGCTCACGGACTACGACCCTCTGCAGTATGCCGTACCGGACGTCTATACCGACGACCCGGTCAAGGTCACCATGAGGAAGGACATGGACTTGGACATCCTCGGAGAGCACCTCGTCCTGAAGGGGGAGACCGAGGTCCCCGAATATGCCGCCCCGTTCCTCATCGGAAGGAAATACGCCGACTGGGGATGGGCTAGCGAGAGAAGCGGCAGGCTGTTCGGGTGACATGCCCGCGCGGGTCTGCACAACCTTTATTTATTAATTATAAGTTGGTCTCGCCTAGGTAATCACAATGAAAGCATTCCTTGTTACCGGTTCCTTCGCGGACCCCAGGAAAGAACAGCCCTTCTCCATCGAGATGGCTGCAGAGGACGAAGCATCCGTCAGGGAGAAGACCCTCTCCACCATCGGAAGCAGGCACAAGATGAAGAGATGGCAGATCAAGATCGACAAGGTCGAAGAGATCCCCGCAGACAAGGTGGAGAGCCACCTCGTAAAGTACCAGATCGGTGCTTGAAAATGAACGACGAGGAGCTCCGTCAGGCAGCAAGGACCCTCGACAGCTACAACCAGCAGCTCGAGAACATCTCCCGCCAGATCAGACTTCTTCAGGCATCCAGGGACGAGACCGTCCGGGCCAGCAGGACCCTCGAGGCCCTGGCGGATGCCAAGGAAGGGGACGAGGTACTCATCCCGATCGGTGCATCCTCGTTCGTGACCGTCAAGGTCACAGACAAAAAAACAGCCGTCGTAGGCATCGGGAACAAGATATCCGTGGATAAGGAATACTCCGACGCCAAGGATTTCATGGACCGGAACTCCGCAGAGATCAGCGATGCCATCCAGAAGTCCGTAGCCGCCATGCAGGAGATCCAGCAGTACACCGAGGATCTCGCCGCAGCGGTTCAGGACGAGTACCGGAAGAGAAGAATGCAGCAGCAGGGCGTCCCCTCCCAGTGATGTGAAATGTTCGATTCCTTAAAAGCGAAGCTGAAAAGCATTTTCAAGAAAGGCAGCACGCTCGACGAGGAATCCGTCTACAAGAAAGAGGAGCCCAAACAGGAGCCTGTCGTCTCCCCGACAACGGAAAAGGAGACGGAGGTTCCTGAGCAGCAGACTGTCGAACCTCCGAAAGAGGTCAAGGCCGAGCCCGCTCGCAAAGAAGAACCGCTTCCTGTCAAAAAGGAGCCCGAACCGGAAGAGAAGCCTGCGAAACCCGTCAAAGGAAAGGGAAAGAGGTCTTCCCAGATGCTCAGCACGTCCTTGCTGGGCAAAAAGATCAAGGATGACCCCCTCGACGACATCCTCGACGAACTCGAGGTGATCCTTCTGGAATCGGACGTCGCATACGATGTCGTCCAGGAGATAATCCTCGGCGTCCGCAACAACCTCTCCGGGAAGAAATACAGCAGGGAATACTCCCTCGAGGAAGTGGTGGAGCTTGCTGTCAAAGAATCCGTCGGAGATGTCCTCCAGGTGAACGAATTCGATTTCGATGCATGGATCGAGCAACAGAAGAGGCCGACCATCATCATGTTCGTCGGGATCAACGGGACCGGTAAGACAACGGCTATCGCTAAGATAGCAAACAGGCTCAAGGGCGAAGGGAAAAGCGTCGTTCTGGCGGCCTGCGATACTTTCAGAGCCGGAGCGATAGAACAGCTCACGGTCCATGCCGACAGACTCGACATAAAGATCGTCAAATCTCAGCAGGAGGCCGACCCGGCATCCGTCGCATACGATGCCATCGAACATGCCCGCTCCAAGATGAGGGACGTCGTTCTCATAGACACCGCAGGAAGGATGCAGACGAACAACAACCTCATCGCCGAGATGAAGAAGATCGCCAAAGTCGCCAAACCCGACCTGAAGATCTTCGTCGGCGATGCATTGGCCGGAAACGATGCTATCGAGCAGGCCAAGGTTTTCGACGAGGCCATCGGAGTCGACGCCATAATCCTAACGAAGATCGATACCGATGCGAAGGGCGGTGCCGCACTATCCATCGCAAAGACCATCGGAAAACCCATCGCATTCGTCTGCGACGGTCAGGAATATGAGGATATCTCGAAATTCGATGCAGATTGGATGCTCGAGAGACTCTTCGACCAAGCCGAGGCTTGAATAAATAAAGGGGGCTGTTAAGCCCCGGTTTTTGTTTAATTCCTATCTTTATGGCGTTGCCATAGGAACATGATTAGTATACATGCCACAGGCAGTATCGCTCCGGGAAGGTTTCCAAGTGCCCAATATGCAAGTATGAGCGCAATGACGCCTATGATGCCGAACTTCTTCAGAATCGCTCCGCCACCGAAAACGATCATGAAGAGCAACATGAAGCCCAACATGATCAGGGTCACTATGAGCGAGGACGAGAACCACATGAAAGCGTTATCCCCGACTGCGTCCTCCACGATTGGCTGGATGTAATGATTGCAGACCACGGGGATGACTACTACGAGGATCAAGGTGAATATGAAACCACCCAGAAACGAAGTCAGTATCCCATGGCCTTCCGATCCCTTCTTTTTGACCATGATATACGCATGCATACGCGCATTTAATTAATTGACCCGGTCAATTTACATTATCCCCATTCCATCTATTCACACAGATGTTGTAGAACAATGTGGCGAATACCTTCGCATCGGTGATCAGGTTATCGAGTTCCACATACTCGTTGGGTCCGTGAAGGGTCCCTCCTCCGCACTCCCACACGTAGGCATCATATCCCTTGAGCCTGAAAAAGTTGGCACATGTGGCACCTCCGACCGCTACCGCTTTGGGTCTGTGACGGGTGACCGACTCCACTGCGGAACAGAGAGCCTTGTATGTATCCGATTCCTGGGAGGACGGCCCGCCGGATATGTGCCTCTGGATCTCCCTGACCTCGATGTATGCGTTTGTCGACTTGATGTGTTTGGCCACGACCTCCTTGGCCACCTCGTACACCTCGTCCACGTTGTACTTCGGAACGACACGGATGTCCATACAGAAGGACCATGACCCCGGTATGGTATTGACGTTAAGGACCGTAGCAGAAGCTTTCGTAGGTTCGAAACTGGACCTCGGAGGCATGAAGAGCGGATCCTCGTATCCGAACTTCTTGTTGAACGTGTTGACGAGATCCGTGATGAGTGCGGTACCGACCTTGAACGCATTGACCCCTTTATCGGGGGTCGAAGCATGTACGGATCTCCCGGTGACCTCGAACTGCAGCCATATGAGACTCTTCTCGTTGACTTCGATATATCTTCCTTCGGGACTTCCCCAATCAGGGACGAGGAATATGTCGTCGGCCGAAAAATATCCGTGGTCTATGAGGTAGACAACGCCGTATTCGCTCGCCATCTCCTCGTCCGCCACGAGTGCTATGCCTATGGACTTCCCCTCCAACTTCCCCTTCTCTATGAATTTCGTGGCGAAGATCGATGAGATCACGGACTGGCCGTTGTCCTCCGTTCCGCGGCCGTAGACCCTCCCGTCCCTATAGACGCCTTTGAATGGATCGGTCTTCCAATCGTCCAGATTGCCTGCGGGCACGGTATCTATGTGGGCGATTATCCAGACGGTCCCCTTGTCCTTGCCGTTCTTCCTGGCCAGGATATTGGACCTCAGGATCTTCGAATCCGACTTGTCTGGCACATCTACCCTTTCGATGGAATCGAAGCCGTCAAGACAGGTCATGAGGAAATCGGCGCGCTCAGCCTCACCGTTCCCTCCCGCCGCAGGGGATATGGACGGTATGGAGACCATCTCGCACATCATCTTGGCAATATCCTCGCGGGAACCGTCTATACTGTCCAGAATACCCCTTAGGTCCATGTGCGGGATAACGTCGGAAATCCGTATTAAGTATTTGTGAAAAATAACGGGCCCCGTCTTCCGACGGGACCCTGATGATGTTTACTCGCGGCGCACGATCATGGTGACGGCGTTACCACCGCCGAGACAGAGGGTGGCGCAGCCGACGTCCTTCTGCCTGTCCTGCATGGCGTACAAGAGGGTGGTCAGAACACGGGCGCCGGAGCATCCGATCGGATGTCCCAGAGCGACCGCTCCTCCATTGACGTTGAATATCTCGTCGGGGACGTTGAGTGCCTTCTTGACCGCACAGGATGCGGATGCGAAAGCCTCGTTGTGCTCGAAGAGGTCGATGTCGTCGATGGTCATTCCGGCCTTCTTGAGGACGTGCTCGGTGGTGGGGATGGGGGCCTCCATGATCCTCTCGGGGAGGACGCCTCTCTCGCCGTAGGAGACGATGGATGCCATCGGCTTGATGCCGTGCTCCTCCGCCCAGCTTCTGGATGTCACCACGAGGGCGGAAGCACCGTCGGAGAGCTGCGAGGAGTTCCCGGCGGTGACGATACCGTCCTTCTTGAAAACAGGCTTCAGTTTCCCGAGGGATTCCATGGAGGAATCCTCGCGGATACCCTCGTCCTTGTCGAACACGATGTCGCCCTTCTTGCTGGATATCGTGTAAGGGACGATCTCTTTGTCGAATTTGCCGGCGGCCTGCGCCTTGTGGGCCTTCTGGTGGCTCTCCACGGAGAGCTGGTCGGCGTCCTCGCGGGTGACGTCGAACCTTTCGGCGACGATCTCCCCGGTGAATCCCATGTGCTGGTTGTTGAATATGTCCCAGAGTCCGTCGTGGACCATGGAGTCGACGACGGTCTGGTCGTTCATCCTGTATCCCCATCTGGCACCGTTCATGATGTAGGGGGCGTTGCTCATGCTCTCCATACCTCCGACGGCAAGGACGTTGTACTCGCCGGCCTTGATGGCATCGGCTGCAAGCATGACGGATTTGAGTGCGGAACCGCAGACGGCGTTTACGGTGAACGAACCGATCTCCACGGGGAGTCCTGCTCCGATGGCGGCCTGCCTTGCAGGGTTCTGTCCGAGACCTGCGGAGAGGACGTTACCCATTATGCACTCCTCTATATCCGTGGGCTGTACCCCGGCCCTCTTGACCGCTTCCTTGACGACGTGTGCACCGAGGTCGGTGGCCTTTATGCCGTTGAGGGTCTTTCCGTATTTTCCGATCGCTGTCCTGCATGCGCTTATGATTACTGCCTCTTCCATGGGGAACCCTTCTGATATTGGTCCCGATTCGCAGAGCAGAGTATATAATGGTGTCGTTTATGGATTACGGCAATCAACGAACTCTACAGGCTGTATCTCCCCCATCCTCTTCAATGGCTTGGAAAGGTGTCTCCTTGCTGCCGTAGGCGGCTCATACCATCCGGGCACCACCCACCTGATGCATTTCCTGACCACCGGATCGTCCGATCTGGTACCGCATCTCTTACAGCGATATCCCTGCCCTTTACCGACCGACGACATGGTCCTTCCACATGAAGGACAGACGGGATTGGATACCTTCTCGAACTCATCGACAGTCTTCAGGACGTGCATCTTCTCGATGTTGAGGGTACGGGGACTGTCCCTCAGCTCGCCCATGACCTCTATCTCGTCCCCCTTAACCAGCCAATCCAATGCGCGCCTGAACTCACGGGAGGGTTCGTATGCTCCGCATACCACGTCGCCGAGATCCGTGGAAAGGGTCACGAAAGTATGTCCTCCGCGGATGCGTTCGACGGAGACGACCGTTCCCTTGATGAGATAGGAACTGTTCGGTATGAACTCCTCCGGAGAGAATTCTGTTATGATGTGGTCGTCGGTACCCTGATTGGTCTGGAAGACCACCCATCTGCTTTGTGGTTCCGTCTTGATAATATCATGTCCTCTTATCAGATCTGGCACATCGTCTCCTCTGAATCCATACATGACCGGACACGGCGTCCCGGGCACCATCGCGACCTTACGGAACCGGTCCTCCCAACTGTTGAACGAAGTGGAAATTTCGTGGTCCGCTTTCTCGATGGATCCAGGGTCGAAAACCCTCTCGGTCCCCCATCTCTCCTGCGGCCTGTAGGCAAGCAGCTCGTATGTGAAATCCTTAGGCACCCAGGCCATCCCGCAGATACATCCGATAAGTCCTCTGCCGCATCCGAGGACGAACGTCTTGGCACCTATCCTGTCGATCTCGGCCTCTATGTCCGAGCGTTTCATGACCTTCCTCACGCCTCTGAGATAAAAGTCGTAGGACGGTCTCGTGCGGCTTACGACGATCCCCGGATCGGAATCCACTGGGTCATGGAACCTTTCCACCAGCGGGACTATCTTTTCCAGGATGGAATCTTCATCAGGTTCCCAATCGTCCTGTTCTTCGAAACAGAACAGGTCCTTCCCGGATATCTGTCCGATGAAGGTCTTGTTACCCACTCCCCTTCCGAATCTCATGACCAGGGAACCGTTCCCTCTGGTCTTCCAAGGGATCGCCGGATTCAGACGGACGAGTCTGGGGAACCCTATCAGATCGAGATCGCCGTCTATTACGAGCTCGCGGATTATCTCTGTGGCGAGATAGGTCGTGCAGTTACCCCTCATGGAATCCGTATCGTCCGCGGCTACGAACATGGATGCACCGATGAGGCTGCGATTATGATAATTTTGTCATGGAATCTGTGAAAAACATCGTTCCGTCATCGGACCAGTTTCCGGATATCTCATAGACAGAACCTTCTTCGGGTTCCGAACGCGA
The nucleotide sequence above comes from Candidatus Methanomethylophilus alvi Mx1201. Encoded proteins:
- a CDS encoding low molecular weight phosphatase family protein; translated protein: MALLKKAEKKCSVLFVDSLNDLSSQLAEYYTRKFYPGLYDVYSAGPKHEIVDCDLLSVMYCNGEDLRDQVSKDFADERFLPKDNQFDIVVYTEKGVFDSLAHKSPWQGRQICAHMGCRDEFTATDDAELAEQLLAMADRVSAWVKENMDDPDKLRSLVSA
- the hxlA gene encoding 3-hexulose-6-phosphate synthase, whose protein sequence is MEPVLQVALDMMQLKRSVGIAKEAVEGGADWIEVGTPLIKSEGTEAVRTMKRTFPGRRIVADTKTMDTGAFEVEIMAKAGADIVTVLGLAEDSTISEAVESGRKYGTEIMVDMINVPDKVRRAKEVEKLGVAYICLHMGIDTQMRGEEAPVDILREIVGAVSVPVAVAGGITADTVPEYINAGAYDIIVGGGITKTDDIRGAAANMKKAMKGLAIDSVVAKKYTEDDLFEAFSKVSTCNISDAYHKKGVIFGLHPYIQRNAKMVGRALTVQTANGDWAKPVEAIDLAKPGDVIVVDVGGGPIAVWGELASNSAMNMGVKGIVIDGAIRDIDDIQNLGFPAFARSAVPCAGEAKGYGGIGVEITVGGQRVRTGDWIIGDESGLIVVPKEEAVEVANRALDVHEHETRTREEIRRGSTLSKVNELSKWEPVK
- a CDS encoding zinc metalloprotease HtpX, which gives rise to MKAYRLRTASIFVILTLFMVAIGYVIGWFFGYGYLGFGIMLVISVLMSFFSYFFSKQSALAANRVHLVTREEEPKLYNIVEKVANEAGLPMPEVGISEVSMPNAFATGRNPKNAAVVATRGILRILSDDELEGVIGHEMSHVKNRDILVMSVASCMVSVLTYAARMFFYGTMFGAGDRDRDNNAVMLVIAVLCAILAPIAGLILQLAVSRNREYLADETGARITGKPLDLANALRKLESGCMNNPNNHYNDTAHANMWISNPCREGFMVRMFSTHPSTDERIRRLEILADAMSKGSVPAYTPDEDSSSTKLSYQ
- a CDS encoding MBL fold metallo-hydrolase — encoded protein: MEKVKITVVYDEGALPNTNLIGAIGMSILVEADGRRTLFGLGHRPRYLEHNLSSLDIEPDSIDQIVVSHRHIDHFGGLAGFLKDREKPIDIYAPAGAWGGKKTVFGPTGIFEPEEFTGKTVRHDITDWVQLSDHVFVSPPLTDNGSEESFLVISSSSGPLLISGCCHPGLDHVFEAVKAKFGRYPTALIGGLHILKKQDKLADLYAQYLKDVDCRRLYLNHCTGVNGINRMRVTLGLKGINDFYAGQSIEFNLV
- a CDS encoding TatD family hydrolase, whose protein sequence is MDPLPVYDNHIHMSPHGRNVDALRDYKAAGGTALTLVTLPYPEVHIEDGPDFARSYEITFDLAHKAREATGMEINVAVGPYPVLLIGLAEAYGLEKAEDIMMEGMEAAGKAVEEGRAVAIGEIGRPHFDCPEDIWDSSNRILKRGMEIAKENDVPVIIHCESGTTETNRSLSDIARSAGLDPGLVVKHSSPPFVADGETYGVMPSMPASKTNIKEALSKGTDRFMLETDYIDDPAKPSAIMSVTTVPNKVKWMLASGTADEETVFRICKDIPDSLYRR
- the priS gene encoding DNA primase catalytic subunit PriS translates to MADRMEPAKGETPGDTLLDANNRFLFKMFRRYYRSFRPEMPDRFTRKEFGFIPFGKTMQRHMAFTSQDDLKIFMASKVPAHSYYSTSYYRYPSKPVMEDKEWMGAELIFDLDADHLAGADEMTYAEMMVQIRKEMIALCDDYLFSDLGFSEDQVHICFSGGRGYHAHIRSNDIFTLGTHERRELVDYISCTGLNLDWVFPEKPYVASARERGDGTTVSNVHTYRLIPSEEEGGWKRKMRRALAEICKDIEESDPKTIKKKYPSVKSSNPTLAKMSDHLRKCEKDMFQRNSMADLTSTEQEILMKCAADAAPLMSSEVDKPVTPDIKRLIRLPGSLHGKTGLRVSHITRQQLTDYDPLQYAVPDVYTDDPVKVTMRKDMDLDILGEHLVLKGETEVPEYAAPFLIGRKYADWGWASERSGRLFG
- the rpl18a gene encoding 50S ribosomal protein L18Ae, with protein sequence MKAFLVTGSFADPRKEQPFSIEMAAEDEASVREKTLSTIGSRHKMKRWQIKIDKVEEIPADKVESHLVKYQIGA
- the pfdA gene encoding prefoldin subunit alpha, encoding MNDEELRQAARTLDSYNQQLENISRQIRLLQASRDETVRASRTLEALADAKEGDEVLIPIGASSFVTVKVTDKKTAVVGIGNKISVDKEYSDAKDFMDRNSAEISDAIQKSVAAMQEIQQYTEDLAAAVQDEYRKRRMQQQGVPSQ
- the ftsY gene encoding signal recognition particle-docking protein FtsY codes for the protein MFDSLKAKLKSIFKKGSTLDEESVYKKEEPKQEPVVSPTTEKETEVPEQQTVEPPKEVKAEPARKEEPLPVKKEPEPEEKPAKPVKGKGKRSSQMLSTSLLGKKIKDDPLDDILDELEVILLESDVAYDVVQEIILGVRNNLSGKKYSREYSLEEVVELAVKESVGDVLQVNEFDFDAWIEQQKRPTIIMFVGINGTGKTTAIAKIANRLKGEGKSVVLAACDTFRAGAIEQLTVHADRLDIKIVKSQQEADPASVAYDAIEHARSKMRDVVLIDTAGRMQTNNNLIAEMKKIAKVAKPDLKIFVGDALAGNDAIEQAKVFDEAIGVDAIILTKIDTDAKGGAALSIAKTIGKPIAFVCDGQEYEDISKFDADWMLERLFDQAEA
- a CDS encoding M20 family metallo-hydrolase, with the translated sequence MDLRGILDSIDGSREDIAKMMCEMVSIPSISPAAGGNGEAERADFLMTCLDGFDSIERVDVPDKSDSKILRSNILARKNGKDKGTVWIIAHIDTVPAGNLDDWKTDPFKGVYRDGRVYGRGTEDNGQSVISSIFATKFIEKGKLEGKSIGIALVADEEMASEYGVVYLIDHGYFSADDIFLVPDWGSPEGRYIEVNEKSLIWLQFEVTGRSVHASTPDKGVNAFKVGTALITDLVNTFNKKFGYEDPLFMPPRSSFEPTKASATVLNVNTIPGSWSFCMDIRVVPKYNVDEVYEVAKEVVAKHIKSTNAYIEVREIQRHISGGPSSQESDTYKALCSAVESVTRHRPKAVAVGGATCANFFRLKGYDAYVWECGGGTLHGPNEYVELDNLITDAKVFATLFYNICVNRWNGDNVN